Proteins encoded in a region of the Mycolicibacterium chitae genome:
- the cysW gene encoding sulfate ABC transporter permease subunit CysW → MTLSKPAQLALRLVASVYIFALLVVPLGAILWRAFAPGIGEFWASITTPAAQSALQLSLLVVAIVVPLNVIFGVPTAIVLARKRFRGKSALQAIIDLPFAVSPVVVGVALIVLWGSAGLFGFVENSLGLKIIFGFPGIVLASLFVTIPFVIREVEPVLHEVGTDQEEAAAMLGAGWWQTFWRITLPSIRWGLTYGVVLTVARTLGEFGAVLMVSSNLPGQSQTLTLLVHDRYVLGNPYGAYTISIVLMAVALIVLVAQILFDSQRSRVQTED, encoded by the coding sequence ATGACGCTGTCCAAGCCCGCTCAGTTGGCGCTGCGCCTGGTCGCCTCGGTGTACATCTTTGCGCTGCTGGTGGTTCCGCTGGGAGCCATCCTGTGGCGCGCCTTCGCGCCCGGGATCGGCGAATTCTGGGCTTCGATCACCACCCCGGCCGCGCAGTCGGCGCTGCAGCTGTCGCTGCTGGTGGTGGCGATCGTGGTGCCGCTGAACGTCATCTTCGGTGTACCGACGGCAATTGTGCTGGCCCGCAAGCGCTTCCGTGGCAAGAGTGCGCTGCAGGCGATCATCGACCTGCCGTTCGCGGTGTCGCCGGTGGTGGTCGGTGTCGCGCTGATCGTGCTGTGGGGCAGTGCCGGCCTGTTCGGGTTCGTGGAGAACAGTCTGGGGCTGAAGATCATCTTCGGGTTCCCCGGCATCGTGCTGGCCAGCCTGTTCGTCACCATCCCGTTCGTCATCCGCGAGGTGGAACCGGTGCTGCACGAGGTGGGCACCGATCAGGAAGAGGCCGCGGCCATGCTGGGCGCCGGCTGGTGGCAGACCTTCTGGCGGATCACCCTGCCCTCGATCCGCTGGGGCCTGACCTACGGCGTGGTCCTCACGGTGGCCCGCACCCTCGGAGAGTTCGGCGCCGTGCTGATGGTGTCGTCGAACCTGCCCGGCCAATCGCAGACCCTAACGCTGCTGGTGCACGACCGCTACGTCCTGGGGAACCCCTACGGCGCCTACACCATTTCGATCGTGTTGATGGCGGTGGCGTTGATCGTGCTCGTCGCGCAGATCCTGTTCGACTCGCAGCGCTCCCGAGTCCAGACCGAAGATTGA
- a CDS encoding sulfate/molybdate ABC transporter ATP-binding protein, whose protein sequence is MTENAISVVGANKRYGSFTALDNVDFVVPTGSLTALLGPSGSGKSTLLRAIAGLDEPDTGSITINGRDVTRIPPQKRGIGFVFQHYAAFKHLSVRDNVAFGLKIRKKPKAEIKERVDNLLEVVGLAGFQNRYPNQLSGGQRQRMALARALAVDPEVLLLDEPFGALDAKVRDDLRTWLRRLHDTVHVTTVLVTHDQAEALDVADRIAVLNKGRVEQVGSPTEVYDQPANAFVMSFLGTVSSLNGILVRPHDIRVGLNPDMAVAVDDSAEAAGVTKATIDRIVVLGFEVRVELTSAVNGAPFTAQITRGDAEALNLAAGDTVYVRATRVPPIAGDAQTAPAQAVSLPS, encoded by the coding sequence ATGACCGAGAACGCCATTTCGGTAGTGGGCGCCAACAAGCGCTACGGGAGTTTCACCGCCCTGGACAACGTCGACTTCGTGGTGCCCACCGGCTCGCTGACCGCACTGCTGGGGCCCAGCGGCTCGGGCAAGTCGACGCTGCTGCGCGCCATCGCCGGCCTCGACGAGCCCGACACCGGGTCGATCACCATCAACGGTCGCGACGTCACCCGGATCCCCCCGCAGAAGCGCGGGATCGGGTTCGTCTTCCAGCATTACGCGGCGTTCAAGCATCTGTCGGTGCGCGACAACGTGGCCTTCGGGCTCAAGATCCGCAAGAAGCCCAAGGCCGAGATCAAGGAGCGGGTCGACAACCTGCTCGAGGTCGTCGGGTTGGCCGGGTTCCAGAACCGCTATCCGAATCAGCTCTCCGGCGGACAGCGGCAGCGGATGGCCCTGGCCCGCGCGCTGGCCGTCGACCCGGAGGTGCTGCTGCTCGACGAGCCGTTCGGCGCGCTGGACGCCAAGGTGCGCGATGACCTGCGGACCTGGCTGCGGCGGCTGCACGACACGGTGCACGTCACCACCGTGCTGGTCACCCACGATCAGGCCGAGGCGCTCGACGTCGCCGACCGCATCGCTGTGCTCAACAAGGGCCGCGTCGAGCAGGTGGGCTCGCCCACCGAGGTCTACGACCAGCCCGCCAACGCGTTCGTCATGTCGTTCCTGGGCACGGTTTCTTCGCTGAACGGAATCCTGGTGCGCCCGCATGACATTCGCGTCGGGCTGAACCCGGACATGGCCGTCGCGGTCGACGATAGCGCGGAGGCCGCAGGCGTCACCAAGGCCACGATCGACCGGATCGTGGTGCTCGGCTTCGAGGTGCGTGTGGAGCTGACCAGCGCGGTCAACGGCGCGCCCTTCACCGCGCAGATCACCCGCGGCGACGCCGAGGCGTTGAATCTCGCGGCCGGCGACACGGTGTACGTCCGGGCCACCCGCGTGCCCCCGATTGCGGGCGACGCCCAGACCGCGCCCGCGCAGGCCGTGAGCCTGCCGAGCTGA
- a CDS encoding sirohydrochlorin chelatase, whose protein sequence is MRTARFVTWSPTLVLTAHGSADPRSPAVTHAVAGRIRRLRPELDVRVAFCEQNAPNLRDVLVSLDRPAVVSPLLLADAFHARVDIPEMIDAAGADVLQAPVLGEDPALLTVLRQRLSEAGVSGDDDEIGVMVVSVGSSNDLANARTATVAKMLLAGTRWAGARTAFAAGPNPNLAEVALRLRTAGARRVVIAPWFLAHGRITDRILDYAAGQGITVAEPLGSHNLVAATVLDRYDAALDQRVAA, encoded by the coding sequence ATGCGGACTGCACGCTTCGTGACCTGGTCCCCCACCCTTGTCCTGACCGCCCACGGCAGCGCCGATCCGCGCTCGCCGGCGGTGACGCACGCCGTGGCGGGCCGGATCCGTCGGCTGCGCCCCGAACTCGATGTGCGGGTGGCGTTCTGCGAGCAGAACGCGCCGAACCTGCGCGACGTGCTCGTCTCGCTGGACCGGCCCGCGGTGGTGTCGCCGCTGCTGCTGGCCGACGCCTTCCACGCGCGGGTGGACATCCCGGAGATGATCGACGCCGCCGGCGCCGACGTGCTGCAGGCCCCGGTGCTCGGCGAGGACCCGGCGTTGCTGACGGTGCTGCGCCAGCGGCTCAGCGAGGCCGGGGTATCCGGCGACGACGACGAGATCGGCGTGATGGTGGTGTCGGTGGGCTCGTCCAACGACCTGGCGAACGCCCGGACGGCGACGGTGGCCAAGATGCTGCTCGCCGGAACCCGTTGGGCCGGAGCGCGTACCGCCTTCGCCGCGGGCCCGAACCCGAACCTGGCCGAGGTCGCGCTGCGGCTGCGGACCGCGGGTGCGCGCCGCGTGGTGATCGCGCCCTGGTTCCTGGCGCACGGCCGCATCACCGACCGCATCCTCGATTACGCTGCGGGCCAAGGGATTACCGTGGCCGAGCCGCTGGGCTCGCACAACCTGGTCGCGGCCACGGTGCTGGATCGCTACGACGCGGCCCTGGATCAGCGGGTCGCGGCCTGA
- a CDS encoding phosphoadenylyl-sulfate reductase produces the protein MTVEANHTTESELRELAARGAAELEGAGAEELLRWTDEHFAGHYVVASNMQDAVLVEMAAKVRPGVDVLFLDTGYHFAETIGTRDAAELVYDVKIVNVTPEHTVAEQDELHGKDLFARDAAACCRMRKVEPLSKALSSYSAWVTGIRRVEAPTRANAPLISFDEAFGLVKINPIAAWSDEQMQDYIEANGILVNTLVDEGYPSIGCAPCTAKPAPGEDPRSGRWQGQAKTECGLHAS, from the coding sequence ATGACTGTTGAGGCAAACCACACCACGGAAAGTGAACTGCGGGAGCTTGCCGCCCGCGGGGCCGCGGAACTGGAGGGCGCCGGCGCCGAGGAGTTGTTGCGCTGGACCGACGAGCATTTCGCGGGCCACTACGTGGTGGCGTCGAACATGCAGGACGCGGTGCTGGTGGAGATGGCGGCCAAGGTGCGGCCCGGGGTCGACGTGCTGTTCCTCGACACCGGCTACCACTTCGCCGAGACCATCGGCACCCGCGATGCCGCGGAGCTGGTCTACGACGTCAAGATCGTCAACGTCACGCCCGAGCACACCGTCGCCGAGCAGGACGAACTGCACGGCAAGGACCTGTTCGCGCGCGACGCCGCCGCGTGCTGCCGGATGCGCAAGGTGGAGCCGCTGTCGAAGGCGCTGTCCAGCTACTCGGCGTGGGTGACCGGCATCCGCCGGGTTGAGGCGCCGACGCGCGCCAACGCCCCGCTGATCTCGTTCGACGAGGCGTTCGGCCTGGTGAAGATCAACCCGATCGCCGCCTGGTCCGACGAGCAGATGCAGGACTACATCGAGGCCAACGGCATTCTGGTGAACACCCTGGTCGACGAGGGCTACCCGTCGATCGGTTGCGCACCGTGCACCGCCAAGCCCGCGCCGGGTGAAGATCCGCGCAGCGGACGCTGGCAGGGGCAGGCCAAGACCGAATGCGGACTGCACGCTTCGTGA
- a CDS encoding nitrite/sulfite reductase: protein MTEITEAPQKAAARPAKKPRSEGQWALGERDPLNHNEQFKLDDDALNVRDRIINVYSKQGFSSIAKDDLRGRFRWMGLYTQRTEGYDGTWTGDDNADLLEAEYFMMRVRTDGAAMSAAALRTLGQISIDFCRESADITDRGNLQYHWLRIEDVPEVWRRLAEHNLQTMEACGDCPRGMLGSPLAGDSLDEVIDGTPALDEIVRRYIGNPAFSNLPRKYKTAISGLQDVAHEINDVSFIGVHHPEHGPGFDLWVGGGLSTNPMLAQRLGAWVPLDEVADVWEGVTSVFRDYGYRRLRSKARLKFLIKDWGTEKFRKVLEEEYLKRPLIDGPAPEPVKHTVDHVGVQRTKNGLNAVGVAPIAGRVTGTLLTQVADLAAAAGSDRIRFTPYQKLIILDVADDKLDALRDGLDALGLETRPSHWRKNLMACTGIEYCKLSFADTRGRAQHLVPELERRLEDLNTQLDVPVTVNINGCPNSCARIQVADIGFKGQMVDDGDGPEEGFQVHLGGALGLDSGFGRKLRGHKVLASELGDYIERVVRNFVKQRGSQERFAEWAVRADDDDLK, encoded by the coding sequence TTGACCGAGATCACCGAAGCCCCGCAGAAGGCTGCGGCCCGGCCCGCCAAAAAGCCCCGCTCCGAGGGGCAGTGGGCGCTGGGCGAACGCGATCCGCTGAACCACAACGAGCAGTTCAAGCTCGACGACGACGCGCTGAACGTGCGCGACCGCATCATCAACGTCTACTCCAAGCAGGGCTTTTCGAGCATCGCCAAGGACGACCTGCGCGGCCGGTTCCGCTGGATGGGCCTCTACACCCAGCGCACCGAGGGCTACGACGGCACCTGGACCGGCGACGACAACGCCGACCTGCTGGAAGCCGAGTACTTCATGATGCGGGTGCGCACCGACGGGGCCGCCATGTCCGCGGCCGCGCTGCGCACCCTCGGCCAGATCTCCATCGACTTCTGCCGCGAGAGCGCCGACATCACCGACCGCGGCAACCTGCAGTATCACTGGCTGCGCATCGAGGACGTGCCGGAGGTCTGGCGTCGCCTGGCCGAGCACAACCTGCAGACCATGGAGGCCTGCGGCGACTGCCCGCGCGGCATGCTGGGCTCCCCGCTGGCCGGCGATTCCCTCGACGAGGTGATCGACGGCACCCCCGCGCTCGACGAGATCGTGCGCCGCTACATCGGCAACCCGGCGTTCTCGAACCTGCCGCGCAAGTACAAGACCGCGATCTCGGGCCTGCAGGACGTCGCCCATGAGATCAACGACGTGTCGTTCATCGGCGTGCACCACCCCGAGCACGGCCCCGGCTTCGACCTGTGGGTCGGCGGCGGGCTGTCGACCAACCCGATGCTGGCCCAGCGCCTCGGCGCCTGGGTCCCGCTGGACGAGGTCGCCGACGTCTGGGAGGGCGTCACCTCGGTGTTCCGCGATTACGGCTACCGCCGGCTGCGGTCCAAGGCCCGGCTGAAGTTCCTGATCAAGGACTGGGGCACCGAGAAGTTCCGGAAGGTGCTCGAGGAGGAGTACCTCAAGCGGCCGCTGATCGACGGGCCCGCGCCCGAGCCGGTCAAGCACACCGTCGACCACGTCGGCGTGCAGCGCACCAAGAACGGCCTGAACGCCGTGGGTGTGGCGCCGATCGCGGGCCGGGTCACCGGCACGCTGCTGACCCAGGTCGCCGACCTGGCCGCCGCGGCGGGCTCCGACCGCATCCGCTTCACCCCGTACCAGAAGCTGATCATCCTCGACGTCGCCGACGACAAACTCGACGCGCTGCGGGACGGCCTGGACGCGCTGGGTCTGGAGACCCGCCCGTCGCATTGGCGCAAGAACCTGATGGCCTGCACCGGCATCGAGTACTGCAAGCTCAGCTTCGCCGACACCCGCGGGCGCGCCCAGCATCTGGTGCCCGAACTCGAGCGCCGCCTCGAGGACCTCAACACCCAGCTGGACGTTCCCGTCACGGTGAACATCAACGGCTGCCCCAACTCGTGCGCCCGCATCCAGGTCGCCGACATCGGCTTCAAGGGGCAGATGGTCGACGACGGCGACGGCCCCGAGGAGGGCTTCCAGGTGCACCTGGGCGGCGCGCTGGGGCTCGACAGTGGCTTCGGCCGCAAGCTGCGCGGCCACAAGGTGCTGGCCAGCGAGCTCGGTGACTACATCGAGCGGGTGGTGCGCAACTTCGTGAAACAACGCGGCAGCCAAGAGCGTTTCGCAGAGTGGGCCGTTCGGGCCGACGATGACGATTTGAAGTGA
- a CDS encoding Ms4527A family Cys-rich leader peptide, with protein MPNDPPRVSSNSGEEACSARIVMIASVPDDGFRSPRAEIWPDWEVAGGSWQNGRVTAVRSLTHRVSLVARRHVDFKRVCTCSCLP; from the coding sequence ATGCCGAACGACCCACCGCGAGTCAGCTCGAACTCGGGCGAGGAGGCCTGCAGCGCCCGCATCGTCATGATCGCCAGTGTCCCAGACGATGGGTTTCGTTCACCGCGAGCGGAAATCTGGCCTGATTGGGAGGTCGCGGGTGGTTCATGGCAGAATGGCCGCGTGACCGCCGTACGCAGCTTGACCCACCGAGTTTCTCTGGTGGCGCGTCGGCATGTCGATTTCAAGCGCGTTTGTACCTGTTCTTGTCTGCCGTAA
- the hemW gene encoding radical SAM family heme chaperone HemW yields MTMRALQASSPEFELTRGGSFGIYVHVPFCATRCGYCDFNTYTPGELGGATPQGWLEAVRVELALAARRLSGPAVDTVFVGGGTPSLLGGAGLAAVLDAIRAEFTLAADAEVTTEANPESTSPEFFAGIRAAGFTRVSLGMQSVAPAVLRVLDRVHSPGRALDAAREAQAAGFEHVNLDLIYGTPGETDDDLRRSVAAALDAGIDHLSAYALVVEDGTALARRVRRGELPAPDDDVLARRYELLDGWLAQAGLRWYEVSNWSRPGAECRHNLGYWGGGQWWGAGPGAHGFIGDTRWWNAKHPNAYAQILADGALPIAGFEVLDARDRHVEDVLLQIRMRTGLPLTLLDADERGRARAAVADGLLTEADRRLRLTDRGRLLADGVVRDLLSD; encoded by the coding sequence ATGACGATGCGGGCGCTGCAGGCCTCCTCGCCCGAGTTCGAGCTGACTCGCGGTGGGTCGTTCGGCATCTACGTGCATGTGCCGTTCTGCGCGACGCGCTGCGGTTACTGCGACTTCAACACCTACACGCCGGGCGAACTCGGGGGTGCGACGCCGCAGGGCTGGCTCGAGGCGGTGCGGGTGGAGTTGGCGCTGGCCGCGCGGCGGCTGTCCGGTCCGGCGGTCGACACGGTGTTCGTCGGCGGCGGGACCCCGTCGCTGCTGGGCGGGGCCGGGCTGGCCGCGGTGCTCGACGCGATCCGCGCCGAGTTCACCCTGGCCGCGGACGCCGAGGTCACGACCGAGGCCAACCCGGAGTCGACCTCGCCGGAATTCTTCGCCGGCATCCGGGCCGCCGGGTTCACCCGCGTCTCGCTGGGCATGCAGTCGGTGGCCCCGGCGGTGTTGCGGGTGCTCGACCGGGTGCACTCGCCGGGTCGCGCGTTGGACGCCGCCCGCGAGGCCCAGGCCGCCGGCTTCGAACACGTCAACCTGGACCTGATCTACGGCACGCCCGGCGAGACCGATGACGACCTGCGCCGGTCGGTGGCCGCGGCGTTGGATGCCGGCATCGACCATCTGTCGGCGTACGCGCTGGTGGTCGAGGACGGCACCGCGCTCGCGCGCCGGGTGCGCCGCGGGGAACTGCCGGCGCCCGACGACGACGTGTTGGCCCGGCGTTACGAACTGCTCGACGGCTGGTTGGCCCAGGCCGGGCTGCGCTGGTACGAGGTCTCCAACTGGAGCCGCCCGGGTGCGGAGTGCCGGCACAACCTGGGCTACTGGGGCGGCGGCCAGTGGTGGGGCGCCGGGCCGGGCGCGCACGGCTTCATCGGCGATACCCGGTGGTGGAATGCCAAGCACCCCAACGCTTATGCGCAGATATTGGCCGACGGCGCGCTGCCGATCGCGGGCTTCGAGGTGCTCGACGCGCGGGACCGGCACGTCGAGGACGTGCTGCTGCAGATCCGGATGCGCACCGGCCTTCCGCTGACGCTGCTCGACGCCGACGAACGTGGGCGCGCCCGGGCCGCGGTGGCCGACGGCCTGCTCACCGAGGCGGATCGGCGCCTGCGCCTGACCGACCGCGGCCGACTCCTCGCCGACGGCGTGGTGCGCGACCTGCTGTCGGACTGA